One Pseudorhodoplanes sinuspersici DNA segment encodes these proteins:
- a CDS encoding EamA family transporter yields the protein MDLTVFLAVLFAAVCHAGWNAAIKTGLDPLSSTVLITSGAGIVSFALMPFAGLPPAAAWPWVAASIVIHLFYFAGLAEAYQTGDLGQVYPLARGAAPLMTATATTLLLGEHLGPAGWLGIVTLALGVLLLSLRGGSGLTVDRRAVGFALFTALTICLYSIVDGIGGRTAIDPHPYTLAWFAGNGVVMAVYFLIRRGTMPIVPMLRNWPVGLFGGSLQLLSYGIAIWAMTLAPIALVAALRETSVLFGAAIAIVFLKEPLRPARILAAFMIVCGLVLIRVS from the coding sequence GTGGACCTCACCGTCTTCCTTGCTGTCCTGTTTGCCGCCGTCTGTCACGCCGGCTGGAACGCGGCGATCAAGACCGGTCTCGATCCGCTGTCATCGACCGTATTGATCACGAGCGGTGCGGGTATCGTGTCCTTTGCACTGATGCCGTTTGCGGGGCTGCCACCAGCCGCCGCTTGGCCCTGGGTAGCCGCATCAATCGTCATTCATCTGTTCTATTTCGCAGGACTTGCCGAAGCCTATCAGACCGGCGATCTCGGCCAGGTCTATCCGCTGGCGCGCGGTGCAGCGCCGCTGATGACGGCAACGGCAACGACGCTGTTGCTCGGAGAGCATCTGGGACCCGCTGGCTGGCTGGGCATTGTAACACTTGCGTTAGGTGTGCTGCTGCTGTCGCTGCGCGGCGGAAGCGGACTTACCGTCGATCGACGCGCGGTCGGCTTTGCCTTGTTCACGGCGCTGACGATTTGCCTTTATTCCATCGTCGACGGCATCGGTGGTCGCACGGCAATAGACCCGCATCCGTATACATTGGCGTGGTTCGCCGGCAATGGCGTGGTGATGGCGGTCTATTTCCTTATCCGTCGCGGCACGATGCCGATCGTGCCGATGTTGCGCAACTGGCCGGTCGGTCTGTTCGGCGGCAGCCTGCAGCTTCTCTCCTACGGCATCGCCATCTGGGCGATGACGCTGGCGCCGATCGCGCTGGTCGCGGCCTTGCGCGAGACCAGTGTGCTGTTCGGGGCTGCCATCGCGATCGTGTTTCTGAAAGAGCCGTTGCGTCCAGCGCGTATTTTGGCCGCTTTCATGATCGTTTGCGGGCTGGTGCTGATCCGCGTGAGCTAG
- a CDS encoding TIGR04283 family arsenosugar biosynthesis glycosyltransferase: MRKTNSLQTNSPVLSIIVPVLNEARTITNALTALKPFRQRGVEVIVVDGGSDDDTAQLAQPLADRVIRGPRGRAAQMNEGAKAASGFIFLFLPSEITLPADADTQVMYGRARDTSVWGRFDMRLTGQHALLPIAARILNWRSRMSGIASSEQAIFIQRETFFRLGGFPDMPVMDDVEMSKRLKAISPPICVASRVTVPARRFDREGFWTTLRMMWLMRFRYRMGMKPAEILKRYGPDRPRKKKASSRGSAPARKRS; this comes from the coding sequence ATGCGCAAGACCAATTCGCTTCAGACCAATTCGCCAGTTCTCTCCATTATCGTGCCGGTGCTGAACGAGGCGCGCACGATCACGAATGCGCTGACGGCGCTGAAGCCGTTTCGTCAGCGCGGCGTGGAAGTGATCGTGGTCGATGGTGGCAGTGACGATGACACGGCACAGCTTGCACAGCCGCTGGCCGATCGCGTGATCCGGGGGCCGCGCGGACGCGCCGCGCAGATGAATGAGGGCGCCAAGGCCGCCAGCGGATTTATCTTCCTGTTCCTGCCAAGCGAGATCACCCTGCCCGCCGATGCCGACACGCAGGTGATGTATGGCCGTGCGCGCGACACGTCCGTGTGGGGACGTTTCGACATGCGTCTCACCGGGCAGCATGCACTTTTGCCAATTGCCGCTCGGATCCTGAACTGGCGTTCGCGCATGTCCGGCATCGCCTCGAGCGAACAAGCCATCTTCATACAGCGCGAGACGTTCTTCCGCCTCGGTGGATTTCCTGACATGCCGGTCATGGACGATGTCGAGATGTCGAAACGGCTGAAGGCAATCTCGCCGCCGATCTGCGTTGCCTCGCGCGTCACCGTGCCGGCGAGGCGCTTCGATCGCGAAGGCTTCTGGACCACATTGCGGATGATGTGGCTGATGCGCTTTCGCTATCGCATGGGCATGAAGCCGGCCGAGATCTTGAAGCGTTATGGGCCAGATCGGCCACGCAAGAAAAAGGCTAGCTCACGCGGATCAGCACCAGCCCGCAAACGATCATGA
- a CDS encoding DUF3750 domain-containing protein, translating into MTQPPAPQRRSGRKILIISFLVLFLLPVAARAALFAFEDRPNGWRNADWSSIGALPAPSAHPDARVLILSGRTGGWKGVVAVHSWVVFKREGATSWTRYDVVGWGNPVRLNGWAPDGRWYGTAPTVIADIKGAKAQAIIPAIEKAVKDYRYSNAGDYRLWPGPNSNSFVAAVLRDIPDIQVTMPPNAIGRDFRPGPYFGRTDSGTGLEANLYGLLGVKAGWVEGLEVNVLGLVAGLDLRDPALKLPGFGRIGLPSSTANAALAPQR; encoded by the coding sequence ATGACGCAGCCGCCCGCCCCGCAACGCCGCTCCGGCCGCAAGATCTTGATTATTTCCTTCCTCGTCCTGTTCCTTCTCCCGGTCGCCGCCCGCGCCGCCTTGTTCGCTTTCGAGGACAGGCCGAACGGCTGGCGGAATGCCGACTGGTCGAGCATCGGCGCGCTGCCCGCTCCTTCCGCACATCCCGACGCACGCGTCCTGATCCTGTCCGGCCGCACCGGCGGGTGGAAAGGCGTGGTCGCGGTCCATAGCTGGGTGGTGTTCAAGCGCGAGGGTGCGACAAGCTGGACGCGCTATGATGTCGTCGGCTGGGGTAATCCAGTGCGCCTCAATGGCTGGGCGCCGGACGGCCGCTGGTATGGCACCGCGCCGACCGTCATCGCCGACATCAAAGGCGCGAAAGCACAAGCGATCATCCCGGCGATCGAAAAAGCCGTGAAAGATTACCGTTACTCCAACGCCGGTGATTATCGCCTCTGGCCCGGTCCCAACAGCAATTCCTTCGTCGCCGCGGTGCTGCGCGACATTCCGGACATTCAGGTGACGATGCCGCCGAATGCGATCGGCCGCGATTTCCGGCCTGGCCCCTATTTCGGCCGGACCGACAGTGGCACCGGCCTCGAAGCCAATCTCTATGGCTTGCTTGGTGTGAAGGCCGGGTGGGTCGAAGGACTCGAGGTCAATGTCCTCGGTCTTGTTGCCGGGCTCGATCTCCGCGATCCGGCGCTGAAACTGCCGGGCTTTGGCCGGATCGGCTTGCCGTCGTCGACGGCCAATGCCGCGCTTGCGCCACAGCGCTAA
- a CDS encoding TIGR03808 family TAT-translocated repetitive protein, with protein MSVSRRNFIAASAIGATSTATIAQAQAAPANAAQSVAFGIDASDLGLKPDAPEEQTMLLQRAIDRAARERTPLVLPPGTYRCGELRLPSNAKLHGTRGATRIELTRNASLFTSNRADNIDLNSLVLDGGKRLPPEGRALVHLIRGTGIRITDCEINNAGRNGITLESIGGSVSGCTIQEAGDGALFAINSQGLIISGNVVRRSGNNGIQVWRSSPGDDGTQVIDNRIEDTRADSGGDGPYGNAISVFRAGNVMVRGNRIDKAAFSAIRGNSASNIQITGNTCTRLGEVAIYSEFSFEGAVIANNTVDGAAAGISVTNFDVGGRLATVTGNLLRNLVPDKPGGGLGIAIAADSVVSGNVIEKAPEIGIAIGYGPYLRDVIVSNNVVRGTGIGVAVSVAQGAGTAMIIDNLIAEASIGAIVGMEWEKRVTGDMTKDGVGKYTQLTLSGNRVR; from the coding sequence ATGAGCGTCAGCCGCCGCAATTTCATCGCTGCTTCTGCTATTGGCGCAACCTCGACCGCGACCATTGCACAAGCGCAGGCCGCCCCCGCGAATGCGGCCCAGAGCGTGGCATTCGGCATCGATGCCAGCGATCTGGGCCTGAAGCCGGACGCGCCGGAGGAGCAGACCATGCTCCTACAGCGCGCGATCGATCGTGCCGCGCGGGAACGCACACCCTTGGTCCTGCCGCCCGGCACTTATCGTTGTGGCGAATTGCGCCTGCCATCGAACGCCAAGCTGCACGGCACACGCGGCGCAACGCGCATCGAACTGACGCGCAATGCATCGCTGTTCACATCGAACCGCGCCGACAATATCGATCTGAACAGTCTCGTCCTGGACGGTGGCAAACGCCTTCCGCCGGAAGGACGCGCTCTCGTCCATCTCATCCGGGGTACCGGCATCCGCATCACCGATTGCGAAATCAACAATGCCGGCCGCAATGGCATTACGCTCGAAAGCATTGGCGGCAGCGTCAGCGGATGCACGATTCAGGAAGCCGGCGACGGCGCCTTGTTTGCGATCAATTCCCAGGGACTCATCATATCCGGCAATGTGGTGCGCCGCTCCGGGAATAACGGCATTCAGGTCTGGCGCTCGTCTCCGGGGGACGACGGCACGCAGGTGATCGACAATCGTATCGAGGATACGCGCGCCGATTCCGGTGGCGATGGCCCCTATGGCAATGCCATTTCGGTGTTCCGCGCCGGCAATGTGATGGTGCGCGGCAATCGCATCGACAAGGCAGCCTTTTCCGCGATCCGAGGCAATTCGGCGAGCAACATCCAGATCACCGGCAACACCTGCACGCGGCTTGGCGAAGTCGCGATCTATTCGGAGTTCTCGTTCGAAGGCGCGGTGATCGCCAACAACACCGTCGATGGTGCGGCGGCCGGCATTTCGGTCACCAATTTCGATGTCGGCGGACGCCTTGCGACCGTGACCGGCAATCTGCTGCGCAATCTTGTGCCTGACAAGCCAGGTGGCGGCCTCGGGATCGCTATTGCCGCTGACAGCGTCGTCTCCGGCAATGTGATCGAAAAGGCGCCGGAGATCGGCATCGCCATCGGTTACGGGCCTTATCTGCGCGATGTGATCGTCAGCAACAATGTCGTACGCGGCACAGGCATCGGCGTCGCCGTCAGTGTCGCGCAAGGCGCAGGCACCGCGATGATCATCGACAACCTGATTGCCGAAGCCAGCATCGGCGCCATTGTCGGCATGGAATGGGAGAAGCGCGTGACGGGTGACATGACCAAGGATGGCGTCGGCAAATACACGCAACTGACATTGAGCGGCAATCGCGTGCGGTGA
- a CDS encoding pyroglutamyl-peptidase I, whose amino-acid sequence MATTKKASASKTHKTFKRATSRTRASRVKLLITGFGPFPGAPKNPTGPLIRALKRKLRSHPDVQVDTHVFRTTYAAVDRNLPRLIARKKPDTLLMFGLATQSRGLRIETQARNRIAPFPDAAGIIPEARKIANGGPRTIPIRAPKAALLRAAKSSDLPARLSVNAGNYLCNYLYWHALESVGRTGGPHRAAFIHVPPLDAPKTARSARTIDNFVTAAEAIATVMIKAAKARR is encoded by the coding sequence ATGGCGACGACGAAAAAGGCATCGGCAAGCAAAACGCACAAGACATTCAAACGCGCGACATCGCGTACAAGAGCATCGCGCGTCAAACTCTTGATCACCGGCTTCGGCCCTTTTCCGGGAGCACCGAAGAATCCGACCGGTCCACTCATCCGCGCACTGAAGCGCAAGCTGCGATCGCATCCCGATGTACAAGTCGACACACATGTCTTCCGCACCACCTATGCCGCCGTCGATCGCAACCTGCCGCGCCTCATCGCACGCAAGAAGCCGGACACGCTGTTGATGTTCGGACTTGCGACGCAATCACGCGGTCTCAGAATAGAAACGCAAGCGCGCAACCGCATCGCTCCTTTTCCCGATGCCGCCGGCATCATCCCCGAAGCGCGAAAGATCGCCAACGGCGGACCGCGAACCATCCCCATCCGCGCGCCGAAGGCAGCCCTGCTGCGGGCAGCAAAATCAAGCGACCTGCCCGCGCGGCTGTCGGTCAATGCCGGGAATTATCTCTGCAATTATCTCTATTGGCATGCCCTGGAATCGGTCGGCCGCACCGGCGGCCCGCACCGTGCGGCCTTCATCCATGTGCCGCCGCTGGACGCACCGAAAACAGCCCGCTCCGCCCGCACGATTGACAATTTTGTGACTGCCGCAGAAGCCATTGCGACTGTGATGATCAAGGCGGCCAAAGCCCGCCGTTAA
- the meaB gene encoding methylmalonyl Co-A mutase-associated GTPase MeaB — protein sequence MTARVPPSADLAARISAGDRATLARAITLIESKREDHRKQAHQLVQDLLPQTGKAIRIGITGSPGVGKSTTIDALGSHLTGKGHKVAVLAVDPSSTRTGGSILGDKTRMARLSADDNAFIRPSPSSGTLGGVAAKTRETMLLCEAAGYDVILVETVGIGQSETTVAGMTDFFLVLMLPGAGDELQGIKKGVVELADMIAVNKADGDNIKRAKQAAAEYRAALHILKPASESWAPPVVTYSALTGDGLSTIWQNICDYRDKMSASGEFAAKRKQQQITWMWSMLEDRLLAKLHADPELKKRLPQLEKAVAAGKLSPMLAVDEIADAMGL from the coding sequence ATGACGGCCCGCGTGCCACCATCCGCCGATCTTGCCGCCCGCATCAGCGCCGGCGATCGCGCAACGCTGGCGCGCGCCATCACGCTGATCGAAAGCAAGCGCGAAGACCATCGCAAGCAGGCCCACCAACTGGTGCAGGATCTATTGCCTCAGACCGGCAAGGCGATCCGCATCGGCATCACCGGCTCGCCCGGTGTCGGCAAATCGACCACCATCGATGCGCTGGGCAGCCATCTCACCGGCAAAGGCCACAAGGTCGCGGTGCTGGCCGTCGATCCGTCGTCCACCCGCACCGGCGGCTCGATCCTCGGCGACAAGACGCGGATGGCCAGGCTGTCCGCGGACGACAACGCCTTCATCCGCCCCTCACCGTCATCGGGCACGCTCGGCGGTGTCGCGGCGAAAACGCGCGAAACCATGCTGCTGTGTGAGGCGGCCGGCTACGATGTCATCCTCGTCGAGACGGTCGGCATCGGCCAGTCGGAAACCACCGTCGCCGGCATGACGGATTTCTTCCTGGTGCTGATGCTGCCAGGCGCCGGCGATGAATTGCAGGGCATCAAGAAAGGCGTGGTCGAACTCGCCGACATGATTGCCGTGAACAAGGCGGACGGTGACAACATCAAGCGGGCGAAACAGGCGGCGGCGGAATATCGCGCCGCTTTGCATATCCTCAAACCGGCGAGCGAGAGCTGGGCGCCGCCGGTGGTCACTTATTCTGCATTGACCGGCGACGGTCTGTCCACGATCTGGCAGAACATCTGCGATTATCGGGACAAGATGTCGGCTTCAGGCGAGTTCGCCGCCAAACGCAAGCAGCAGCAGATCACCTGGATGTGGTCGATGCTGGAGGACCGTTTGCTCGCAAAGCTTCACGCCGATCCGGAACTGAAAAAACGGTTGCCGCAGCTCGAAAAGGCGGTCGCCGCCGGCAAGCTCTCGCCGATGCTGGCCGTGGACGAGATCGCCGACGCGATGGGGTTGTGA
- the scpA gene encoding methylmalonyl-CoA mutase yields the protein MSRLPDFTRIDWQAPKAGGLQTGDASDWITPESIPVKPAYGPGDVAGLDFLDTWPGIAPYLRGPYPTMYVNQPWTIRQYAGFSTAEDSNAFYRRNLAAGQKGLSVAFDLATHRGYDSDHPRVSGDVGMAGVAIDSIYDMRTLFSGIPLDQMTVSMTMNGAVLPVLALYIVAAEEQGVPPQKLAGTIQNDILKEFMVRNTYIYPPAPSLRIISDIFSYTSANMPKFNSISISGYHMQEAGATQDLELAYTLADGVEYVRAGMAAGIPIDKFAPRLSFFWAIGMNFFMEVAKLRAARLLWAKLMKEFSPHDARSLSLRTHCQTSGWSLAAQDVFNNVARTMIEAMAATQGHTQSLHTNALDEALALPTDFSARIARNTQIVLQQESGTTRIIDPWGGSFYVERLTAELAEKAWGHIQEVEELGGMAKAIEASIPKLRIEEAAAKTQARIDAGMQSVIGVNKYKPTSEAPIDVLKVDNSAVRTLQIDKLSRLKKERDPKQVESALTALTNGATQGGNLLALAVEAARAKATVGEISAALETVFGRHRAEIKAISGVYKREVGGMSDSVARVQKLVTQFEADEGRRPRILVAKIGQDGHDRGQKVIASAFADLGFDVDIGPLFATSAEAARQAVENDVHIVGVSSLAAAHLTAVPELKAELEKQGRGDIMIVVGGVVPPQDWEAVKAAGAEAIFPPGTVIADAAEDLIGKLNTRLGYGKAAE from the coding sequence ATGAGCCGACTGCCTGATTTCACGCGCATTGACTGGCAGGCCCCGAAAGCGGGTGGCCTTCAGACCGGCGATGCCAGTGACTGGATCACACCCGAGAGCATTCCGGTAAAGCCCGCCTATGGTCCGGGCGATGTCGCCGGTCTCGACTTCCTCGACACCTGGCCCGGCATCGCGCCCTATCTGCGCGGCCCCTATCCGACCATGTACGTGAACCAGCCCTGGACGATCCGGCAATATGCCGGCTTCTCCACGGCCGAGGATTCCAACGCCTTCTACCGGCGCAATCTCGCCGCTGGGCAGAAGGGCCTCTCCGTCGCCTTCGACCTCGCCACCCATCGCGGCTATGACTCGGACCATCCGCGCGTCTCCGGCGATGTCGGCATGGCCGGCGTTGCGATCGACTCGATCTACGACATGAGGACGCTGTTCTCCGGTATTCCGCTGGATCAGATGACGGTTTCTATGACGATGAACGGCGCCGTTCTGCCCGTTCTCGCGCTCTACATTGTGGCGGCGGAAGAACAGGGCGTGCCGCCGCAAAAACTCGCCGGCACCATCCAGAACGACATTCTGAAAGAGTTCATGGTGCGGAACACCTACATTTATCCGCCCGCGCCGTCGCTCCGGATCATTTCGGATATCTTCTCATATACCTCGGCTAACATGCCGAAATTCAATTCGATTTCGATCTCCGGCTATCACATGCAGGAGGCCGGGGCGACGCAGGATCTCGAACTCGCCTACACGCTCGCCGACGGCGTCGAATATGTCCGCGCCGGCATGGCCGCCGGCATCCCGATCGACAAGTTCGCGCCGCGCCTGTCCTTCTTCTGGGCGATCGGCATGAACTTCTTCATGGAAGTCGCCAAGCTGCGCGCCGCGCGCCTCCTCTGGGCCAAGCTGATGAAGGAGTTTTCCCCGCATGATGCGCGTTCGCTGTCGCTGCGAACCCATTGCCAGACCTCGGGTTGGTCACTCGCCGCGCAAGACGTATTCAACAATGTCGCCCGCACCATGATCGAGGCGATGGCGGCAACGCAGGGCCATACCCAGTCGCTGCATACCAATGCGCTCGATGAAGCGCTGGCGCTGCCGACCGATTTCTCCGCCCGCATTGCCCGCAACACCCAGATCGTGCTGCAGCAGGAATCCGGTACCACCCGCATCATCGACCCGTGGGGCGGCTCGTTTTATGTGGAGAGACTGACAGCGGAGCTTGCGGAAAAAGCCTGGGGACATATCCAGGAAGTGGAAGAACTGGGCGGCATGGCGAAGGCCATCGAAGCCTCGATTCCCAAGCTTCGCATTGAAGAAGCCGCCGCCAAGACGCAGGCCCGCATCGATGCCGGCATGCAATCCGTGATCGGCGTCAACAAGTACAAGCCAACTTCTGAAGCGCCGATTGATGTCCTTAAAGTGGATAATTCGGCCGTCCGGACGCTGCAGATCGACAAGCTGTCACGTTTGAAGAAGGAACGCGACCCAAAGCAGGTCGAAAGCGCCCTCACCGCGTTGACCAATGGCGCGACGCAAGGCGGCAACCTCCTCGCGCTGGCGGTCGAGGCCGCGCGCGCCAAAGCCACGGTCGGCGAGATTTCAGCCGCACTTGAGACGGTATTCGGGCGACATCGCGCAGAGATCAAGGCGATCTCCGGCGTCTATAAACGGGAGGTCGGCGGCATGTCCGACAGCGTCGCGCGGGTGCAAAAGCTCGTCACGCAATTCGAAGCCGACGAGGGCCGCAGGCCGCGCATCCTGGTCGCCAAGATCGGCCAGGATGGGCACGACCGCGGCCAGAAGGTGATCGCCTCGGCCTTCGCCGATCTCGGCTTCGACGTCGATATCGGCCCGCTCTTCGCCACCTCGGCCGAGGCCGCGCGGCAGGCGGTCGAGAACGACGTGCATATTGTGGGCGTGTCGTCGCTCGCCGCAGCCCATCTCACCGCCGTGCCGGAGCTGAAGGCCGAACTTGAGAAGCAGGGCCGCGGCGACATCATGATCGTGGTCGGCGGCGTCGTGCCGCCGCAGGACTGGGAAGCCGTGAAAGCTGCCGGCGCGGAGGCCATCTTTCCGCCCGGTACGGTGATCGCCGACGCCGCCGAGGACCTGATCGGCAAGCTCAACACGCGTCTGGGCTATGGCAAAGCGGCGGAATGA
- a CDS encoding methylmalonyl-CoA mutase subunit beta gives MTDLPLASEFPPATREQWRKLVDGVLKGASFEKTLVSKTYDGLTIEPLYGRRADASALSGRAPAAPWQVMMRVDNPDPKVANVQALEDLENGANGLVLVCPGSIGSQGFGIDTSADGLAHILDGIYLDAGAPIEFQLTREAKDVPAHVAAIIRQRGLDPAACDLRIGFDPIGLMAAGASAPAPWSDIAPLFARMTRALADDGFRGPFAAADARVIHNAGGSEVQELAYALSVAVAYWRALEAGGVALDDARRMIFFRHSADADQFMTMAKFRALRKLWARVEEASGLTPQPIFIAAETAWRMMTQRDPYVNMLRVTIAAFAAGLGGANAVTVLPFTAALGLPDAFARRVARNTQLILLEESNLAKVSDPAAGSGGIEDLTDQLCRAAWTLFQDIEKAGGIASALESGLIQNKVAETRRAREKAIATRRDPLTGTSEFPHLSENSVKVLQPASQVAPAFPENALPSIRLAEPFEKLRDASDAILKATGARPKVFLATLGQPSDFIARATFARNFFEAGGIEAVEFTGNNLTESFKASDATLVCLCSSDEVYAQEAAGSAQALAAAGANHIYLAGRPGDAFRQAGIQDFIYAGCDALGTLKAAYDILET, from the coding sequence ATGACCGACCTCCCCCTCGCCTCCGAATTCCCGCCCGCGACCCGCGAGCAATGGCGAAAGCTCGTCGATGGTGTGCTGAAAGGCGCATCTTTCGAGAAGACGCTCGTCTCGAAAACCTATGACGGCCTGACGATCGAGCCGCTTTACGGAAGGCGCGCCGATGCAAGCGCGCTTTCCGGCCGCGCCCCTGCTGCGCCGTGGCAGGTGATGATGCGGGTGGACAATCCCGATCCGAAGGTCGCGAATGTACAGGCGCTGGAGGATCTGGAAAACGGCGCCAATGGCCTCGTTCTCGTGTGTCCCGGCTCCATCGGATCGCAAGGTTTCGGCATCGATACATCGGCCGACGGCCTCGCCCATATTCTCGATGGCATCTATCTCGATGCCGGTGCGCCGATCGAATTCCAGCTCACGCGCGAAGCCAAGGACGTGCCCGCGCACGTTGCCGCGATCATCAGGCAGCGCGGGCTCGATCCCGCCGCATGCGATCTGCGCATCGGTTTCGATCCGATCGGCTTGATGGCCGCCGGCGCGTCTGCCCCGGCACCATGGAGCGACATCGCACCCTTGTTCGCGCGGATGACGCGTGCGCTCGCGGACGACGGTTTCCGTGGCCCCTTTGCTGCAGCCGATGCGCGCGTGATCCATAATGCCGGCGGTTCGGAAGTTCAGGAGCTGGCTTATGCGTTGAGTGTCGCGGTCGCCTATTGGCGCGCATTGGAAGCTGGCGGCGTTGCGCTCGACGACGCGCGGCGGATGATCTTCTTCCGCCACTCCGCCGACGCCGATCAGTTCATGACCATGGCAAAGTTCCGCGCGCTGCGGAAACTATGGGCGCGCGTGGAGGAAGCATCGGGTCTCACACCGCAGCCTATATTCATCGCCGCCGAAACCGCGTGGCGGATGATGACGCAGCGCGATCCCTACGTGAACATGCTGCGCGTGACGATCGCCGCTTTCGCTGCCGGCCTCGGCGGCGCCAATGCCGTGACGGTGTTGCCGTTCACCGCCGCGCTCGGTTTGCCCGACGCCTTCGCGCGCCGCGTGGCGCGCAACACGCAACTCATCCTGCTTGAAGAATCCAATCTCGCGAAGGTATCCGATCCGGCCGCGGGTTCGGGCGGCATCGAGGATCTGACCGACCAGCTCTGCCGCGCGGCCTGGACATTGTTTCAGGACATCGAGAAAGCCGGCGGCATTGCCTCGGCACTCGAATCCGGATTGATTCAGAACAAGGTCGCGGAGACAAGACGCGCGCGCGAAAAAGCGATCGCCACGCGCAGGGATCCTCTCACGGGCACCAGCGAGTTCCCGCATCTTTCCGAGAATTCGGTGAAGGTGCTTCAACCGGCATCGCAGGTCGCTCCAGCGTTTCCTGAAAATGCGCTGCCGTCGATCCGCCTCGCCGAGCCGTTCGAAAAGCTGCGCGATGCCTCTGACGCGATTTTGAAGGCGACAGGCGCGCGGCCGAAAGTCTTTCTCGCCACCCTCGGCCAGCCGTCCGACTTCATCGCGCGCGCGACCTTCGCTCGCAATTTCTTCGAAGCCGGCGGCATCGAGGCGGTGGAATTCACCGGCAACAATCTGACCGAAAGCTTCAAAGCCTCTGACGCCACCCTCGTCTGTCTGTGCTCGTCGGACGAGGTCTATGCGCAAGAGGCGGCGGGTTCCGCGCAAGCCTTGGCGGCAGCCGGGGCAAACCACATCTATCTCGCAGGCCGGCCGGGCGACGCCTTCCGCCAAGCCGGCATTCAGGATTTCATTTATGCTGGCTGTGATGCGCTGGGAACATTGAAAGCAGCGTACGATATTTTGGAAACTTGA
- a CDS encoding nucleotidyltransferase domain-containing protein: MGKKSGTPSGLAKALFSRVQLRVLAILFGHPDRSFNASEIIKLAASGSGAVQRELQRLADVKILNVEMSGNRKLYSVNRESPVFEELQSLVRKTVGLVEPIRAALTRFADRIDAAFVYGSVAKATDTATSDIDLMIITDDVTYGEIFKALQDAEAVLHRPINPSVMTLQDWRRRHDEQNSFVTRIISQPHLFVMGDAHAIA, encoded by the coding sequence ATGGGTAAGAAATCGGGCACCCCCTCCGGCCTGGCGAAGGCTTTATTCTCACGCGTGCAACTCCGCGTGCTGGCGATCTTGTTTGGCCACCCCGATCGCTCGTTTAATGCGTCCGAAATCATCAAACTCGCTGCATCCGGCTCTGGCGCCGTCCAACGCGAGTTGCAGCGGCTGGCAGATGTCAAAATCCTGAATGTCGAAATGTCGGGAAACCGGAAACTCTACTCCGTCAATCGGGAGTCTCCTGTCTTTGAAGAGTTGCAGAGCCTGGTTCGCAAGACCGTCGGCCTCGTTGAACCGATCCGGGCAGCCCTTACACGATTTGCGGATCGCATCGACGCCGCTTTCGTCTATGGTTCGGTGGCGAAAGCAACAGACACGGCCACAAGCGATATCGATCTGATGATCATCACCGATGACGTCACCTACGGAGAGATCTTCAAAGCGCTACAAGACGCCGAGGCTGTCCTGCATCGCCCGATCAATCCCAGCGTCATGACCTTGCAGGACTGGCGCCGCCGACACGACGAGCAGAATTCATTCGTGACAAGGATAATCAGCCAACCGCATCTGTTCGTCATGGGCGACGCGCATGCCATTGCCTGA
- the folK gene encoding 2-amino-4-hydroxy-6-hydroxymethyldihydropteridine diphosphokinase — MPRAFVAFGGNVGDARDTIARGIAQFCDGDRVRLIARSSDYKTPPWGKTDQPAFINACIAIDTALTPLGLLDRAHEVERAFGRDRHKEERWGPRPLDIDLITYGDETLDDPKLTLPHPRMFERAFVLVPLSEIAPDAVIAGRSLREVLERLDRGGIERLA, encoded by the coding sequence ATGCCGCGCGCGTTCGTCGCCTTCGGGGGTAATGTTGGCGATGCGCGCGACACCATTGCGCGCGGCATTGCGCAATTCTGCGACGGCGATCGCGTTCGCCTGATCGCACGCTCTTCGGATTACAAAACGCCGCCCTGGGGCAAGACCGACCAACCCGCGTTCATCAATGCCTGTATCGCCATCGACACGGCACTGACACCGCTCGGCCTGCTCGATCGCGCCCACGAGGTCGAACGCGCCTTCGGCCGCGACCGGCACAAGGAAGAACGCTGGGGTCCGCGCCCCCTGGACATCGACCTCATCACGTATGGCGACGAGACCCTCGACGATCCGAAGCTGACCCTGCCCCATCCGCGCATGTTCGAACGCGCTTTCGTGCTGGTGCCGCTCAGCGAAATCGCGCCGGACGCGGTGATCGCCGGCCGGTCCTTGCGGGAAGTGCTGGAGCGACTGGACCGGGGCGGGATCGAGCGGCTGGCATAA